The genomic interval GCCTCTCGTCCATGTTGGCAAACAGAGTCACCTGAGGATGAGCAAGAGCGAGGAGATCTAGCAAGTTTACGGGAAGCCATTGGAACAGACAAACAGGCTACGTACCCTTCTGACCAAACCTAAACAAAGATGGCGCTTGATGTCTCGTCTGAGGTCCTTGGGTAGATTTTGAACTAAGCTTTCTTCATCTACTCCTCTTGTCTCTAACCATTTGTATTGGTCGTACCTCCGAACACGCTCTCGGAGTTCTTGTGGCAACAAGCGATGGTGCATCCACTGCTCTGAATCGCGCCTTTTCAATCTCATCTCTTCGAGTCTTAGTGTCAGTGACTGAAGAAAAGTCTGCAGCAATGAAGAAGGTAAACATCAAAGTACATCAAAGCTAATTTTTAAGAGAAAGATGTTAAAGGTGATCAATAATTAAGAAGAAGATTGACCATTTAAGTTACCTGCATATTTCCAATTAGTAGTGAAAAGAGAATAAGTCCAAATATAGCAAGGGATATGGAGAATATGACCTCTCCTGGATAAGTGCTTGTTATAAGACCTTGGCCAAGGGTACTGTTGCAGGCATATGATGTTAGTAAATGGAATTAGCAAAATCAATTCAGCTTGTTTTTATAGTTTGAGACATCATAATACACAAAGTACAGGAATGGAGGCAATCCACACTAGATAACTGGAGCTTCTAGATAGGGTGCATGGCAGCTGGGTGAATTGAAAGTAAAAGAGAGAATGAAGAAAGGAAACTGATTCATCAGTTTTAGTTTCTAGATTCAACTTAGAGTGTCTTAAGGCATGAAAAGGGGAGTTGGAATCACAAAAAATTTAACCACTCATAGCTCAATGTTTGTTTATTAAACTATGCAAGTTATGAAAGCTTTAAACTGAATTATTAGCGATATTGAGGCGACGGCATCGATCAACTTGTGAATATAATTCAGCATGGCATTGTCAGTTCATTACCTACCAGGCTACCAGTCATGAGAAAAGAAAAGATGCCCACCTAAGGTTTTGCAAGCCCCAACATAAGCAATAGCAAAGTTTGGAGATGGAGTAAGTGGACGAAACAATTCCGGATGTTAAACACTGTGTGTAAATTCCAAAGTTGAATTCTGCATTGTCATCTGATACTGAGCAGTGCTGATCAAGGGCTGTCTTGCTGGCATTGAGCCATAGATCATAGCCATCAAGATATTCATTGCCACAATACAAATAGTTCACGTCACATCCTTCAAACATCTTGCAAGCTGTTTGCCAGCAGTCATTTTCACGGTTTACTGATAATAAGTACCAGAAAGCACCAACTACCTGCAAATtgacaaaaacattaaaagtggAATATAAGCAGAATTCATGCATAGTTGATTAGTACCAAGTGAGGCTGCTGTTCAATAAGGAAATATTACAATCATGTTTAGATGACAAACAATAATTCAGAGAATGATCCTGAGAAGTTACACAGATAGAAGAGCAAATGATAGACTTGCCAAATATAACCACAAAGAAGTTCGATGAAATGGAATTAGTTACTTACATGACCAGCAAGCATATACCATAGTAGATAATACACTGCACCAGCCCAAGCAGTTTCAGCAAAGATGCCAGCAGTTCTTTTCAATTCTGTTGTCAAAGGAAAAGTTCTAACCATCCTTGGTATATACTGAAATGTGATGATGAATAATAATGAATTCTTTATATCTAATGAACTCGAATTCTTTGAACCATTAAGGTAACTCCAAACCACAATCTGAAAAATTGTCAATAGATTAGCACTGTAAATCCTTGGCACGATCAGAATTTAAATGTAAAAACACGACAATTAAACTGGTTAAAATGATAATTGGGTAATTAAACACAATAATAAGATGACCGGGTAAATTGGAGTGTAGCTATCATGTCTGAGTTATTACATAGAACGCTAAAACAAGTTATAAGTTATAACAACAGATTTGATATTAACAATTTGTTCTTTAAGTGTGGCATATTGGGACATAATGACATCACAGAAGTGGGAGTCAACTTCAATGTGTTTAGTAAGCATGTTCATGAAACACCAGATTATTTGCAATGCAGATAGTTGTCCAACTGTCATAATGTGTATTAATTAATTTAGTGTTATTAAAATCATGATCATCAAGAACGGTCTTAATCCACATAATTTCACAAAGGGTGTGTATCATTTCTCAGTACTCAGCTGCAACACCGGATCTTGTTACAACATTTTGCTTCAAGTTTTGTTATGTTATCAAGCTGCTTCAACATATGTATAAAAACATGTAGTGCACATTCTATCAATCATAGGCCTTTCATAATCAacattacaagaaacatcaataTCTAGATATCCATATTTACAAAAATTCTTTCCCTGGAGATTCCCTAATATATTGTACACTTTTGGATTTTTGCATGAATTGATTTACAACTCAACTGCAAATGATAAATTTAGTAACTGTGACAACACCAAATGCAAATGATATAACTAGAAGCTGTAAGATGAATTTTTCTATAATTGTTCAGTAACAAGAGGAATCTTCAAAGTCATTATCTTTTGGTGACATATTATATTGTTGTACTATTGGAATTTTTGCATATTTAGATCCGAGCATGTTGATTCTCTTTTAGGAGGTTCTTGTAAAGGAAATTCATTACATAAGGAAATAGCGTGGTCTTGCAAATAATGAAATCCACTATTACTGATATAGGACCGTGACCCCATCTATCAAAGTGAACTTGGATAAAGGGAGATGGAACATATTTATGAGACTAGGAGTAAATGATAAACTAATATTTACCAAATTCAAACGCTTCATAGTGAAACATAGTTAGTGAGTGTGGACGAGGGGGACCTACACTATAGTTTTCAAAAAATATACTCCCCTGATTAATAAGTAAGATCTGAGGCTGCTCTTGCCTTGTATCTCAATTTTTAGAATAAAACTGGGAAGGTAATACTTAAGATGTAATTAGAAgattcagattttggacttgTATAACATACTATTGTCTTTGAGAAACAAGAGACAAACTATAAAAGCATCAGTTCTTCAAACCTGAGGAAGTGGTAACACCGCAAGAAAATCAATGATGAAGTAGCATTGTAAGTATTGAAACGCTATCTGCGTAGGGTCGATCACAAGCTCGCCTCTACCAAAAACACGGGATGAAGGAGCAATGTAAGCAGTGCGAAACTGAATAGCCATACGAATGAGATAGAAGGCATCGACAAGTGTCCGCAATGCTGTAGATCTAGTTGCTAAATGGTGGTCTATACCAAGGCAGCTGGATTCTGGGTCAGTTATAGGGAGATAGAAGAACAATGGATCTACTGCTACAGCTAGAAAGCATGATGCCACAAATATATTGTTCATTTTAAGGAGAAATGGATCTTGaggattaaatatttttttctctgaTGTCTTGAGATCTTCAGAGAAAACTGCTCTAGAAACACCAGATCGGAGGGAACGGCCGATTGATATTAGCCCTCCTGATCCCCTCATCACTCCTTTCTTAAAAGATTTAGAAGGATTATGAGACTTTTGACCAAGTCCCTGAATGTGAAACCCACATTTGTTCATTCTGTCTGCTTCAGAGGCAAATGATACCCTTGGACTTGACTCCTCCAACCTACAACACAATTAACACATGTAGCATGCGCCAAGAATATCTATACTATTTTCTGATCCAAAAAAGAACTCGAATGAAAGTTAAATAATCACACCTTACAAATTTCTCCTTCTGGCCTTCAATGTATTGTGATTTGTAACCACAGTCGAACATTTTTGTTTTGATATCATCCCCTGAAAATTGCAATAGATAGGAAGTTGATAGCCAAAGGTGAGACACAAGGAAATAAAGCAGCAATCAAATAAGTACTATAAAGTGAGTATTACTTGCAATCTCGCTTTTTGATTTCCCAAATTTACCTCGCTAGTATTCCAACACTTGCAAGCCCAGCATTATGATAACAGTGTACAATTTATATTCAACTCTCAAAGAGAAACAAACTGACATCCAAATATGGAGACAAAATCAtacaaatcaagtctaaacaaATTTAGTTACACTAAATCAACACCTGCAGGCACATGAAACATGTATCACTGGTGTTCATTTTGCTTTTTGAGTTGCttttcctccccctcctcctcccCCTCCTATCTTTCTAACCAAGTAAATCCAACCTGAGTCTGAGGTCATCATTTGCTTTTGAAGCAAGGTTCCTTCAAATCTCAGGCTAAGGAATTCAAACTCTAGGTTATACTCTCAATCATTTTAGCATAGCGACAATTAACAAATCCAACAAGATATAAACTTCTCTCTCGCCTCATCCAGAGACTCGGACGAGAAACCTGAAGCTTTGGGTTATATGCACGGAGATGAAATGGCAATATAGTTGTGTTCTTGGAAAGTAACAAGTGGTTTTTCTAAGAACTTTTTAATATTAAGCTTGAGCCCGATCCGTGCCCGGACTGCAATCATCGACGCCACTATTCTGACCTCATCGCCGCTCTTCAAAATTTCATCTTTCCTCTTCTTTACAGCAAAATCTATCACCATCCAAGAATGCTCACAGGAGAACAATAATGGAATGCATCTTCATCAACGGAAGTGCTACATTTCCGTCAAACTCTAATGCTCGCAAAATTTCATCCCTGCTTGGGATCAGAACACGACCGAAAAGGACACGGAGCAGAAATCAAAACCGgcagcagaggaaaagaaaaagcaACCTATTCCTTTGCCGTAGGAGAACAAATCGACTTTGCAGCCGGGGAAAATCGAAGAGAAGCAAAGCAAATCGATTTCCTAGGGATCGCTGGCCGCCGGCgacggaggaagagaagaagcgaGGAAATTGAATGGTTCGTTAAGGATTTTAAATGAGTGCGTGAGAGTTGAAATCGGGTTGTCCACGGCCATTTACCCGATTAATCCTAATTAGTCGAGCAATTATTTAGGtgcaaactttcttttaaaaaacgTCAAAGCACCGCCAGCCACAATACATTtctcatataaaaaaaatctttattttaacATTATTATAGCAACTTAAATTagttttcatttatcaaaattaatataagtatatattgatcttgtctgaaagcaAAGATAATAATAAATTAGGGATGTGGTTAGAAAGTTGATGAGGTAAAGACTTCATGTGATCATGCAATATAAACAGTGTTAGTGTCGGGCCGGGAAGAGGTTTCCGGTATTGACCCTCTGATGTTCAAGTCAGTGATCCTCGCAAATGAAGTTGTATAAAACTATAATTAGAACGTGTGAAATAACAAAGTTGTGCGTATCTTCGCATGTAGATGAGAACCTCTTTTATAGTGTTAATGTAGCGTCTATGCACACATCTCAAAGTGTGCGCATATTGTCCCCAAATGTCTTAGAAAAAGATAAATCAAAAAGTGTCCCTTGTACATTTTCTTAAACAAACATACAAATCTCTGATGTGATAGACTAGAAATTTCTAAAGTAAGATTTACACGCGAAACATCCTTTGTTGTCAGTGGCACAAGTCTCCAAAAAGGTACGATGAAATATATAGGTGGCTCCGCCATTGGCCAGTCGACTCCCACTCAGACTAATTGTTCTCGTTCGGCTATGCCACTCAGAGCTATTGGCTTGTCCCCTTCCCCACTTCACAACTATTAGTGGTTGTCTTCGTCCGATCAACCGTAAATCTCAATCGACTAAGATTGGAAGCTCATTATTTACTGTTTACCTCTTAATTCCAATCGTCGCTACCAGAGATGATCGTTCGACACTCTCACCTGCCCGACCAAGGCTCCCACTAGTATGGTCCGGTCGTCAACCAAAGCCTTTGACCTCCTTTTGCCATTGACCTCCATGAGGTCGTTTCTCTCTCTTGCCTTTTTTTGATGggctatatatataaaagttgataaaaaaaatattccatgtataataattttaatcaaattaaataaaaaaatattgagtgAATTTTATATTACTATGTTGTAGCAAATCGATATACTTATTCACATAAATCGGAGGCATAATTTAGTAGATCTACAAAATATTCATCATCATTATTAGAATCTAATCTCTAGTTTATTAGTTATTCATCTGAGTATTTTACTAATACATCATATACATTATACATGTGTAGCAACtcaacataattaattaaataatattataaaaaGCCCTCAGGGTGTAACACAGACGGTGAACACATGATATTTCTGACTTAATGGCcaagggtcgattctcaggaaatctcgggtttaccccaccatgcgcctgACGCCTGTGTATCTGCATGtacctgttggatcgaaagcgctaaagggggggaggggtgaatagtgttcgtgactttcactttcattttgaaaaactcaaagtaaaatgcagcggaaataataaataaGCAAATACAcgaactccaagatttacttggttcggagcttcgggcaattcctactccaaggctcacgctcgttgagcgtttactttgggcaatcactataagcacaGGAATATTACAGTTTGAAATACAATTAAAGCAGTAATAAAGTATATACCGACAACATAAAATAATaagtttgaagctcctggtcgtcggggtcttgctatagcttttctgGATCGTCTTTTAAGCAGCACGGAAAAGACAGATTTGATTTCATTGTTGTATCTTGCTGCTGCTCGAAGATACCTTATAAAAcccgttgagggcgcctctaacaccatggagggcgccctcatccgCACCGAATCTCcagcgtggatgagctctgaccacttcgcagcttatccgcctgagggcgcctccaaccacatggagggcgccctttgttgggatcgttcgtactcggctagagagggggggtgtgaatagccgtcccaaattctcgcgttcttccttcagttagggttagtcgcagcggaaatacaaggaagaaactaaggagaagaaaaacaaaccgatgtaacgaggttcggagatgaactcctactcctcggcgtgtccgtaaggtggacgaagcctaccaatccgtcggtggatgagtccccggagaaccggctaaatatgagctccttatggctggagaaacctcgccacaactacttcttgcaacagcaagataaggagtacaaatacaagagaagcaagaagtaaatacacagcaaatgtaaacaacctttgccttcttgtcgactgttgaagaagcaacagcttctcagacgccaaccacagcagcagctcagtcggagtcccagccgaaggaagaagctcacgcgaagcttgcgaagaagagctcaacaaagctcaagcaccagaacagcagctctgtagcagaagagaagaggaagaaaaactaaactcagccctgtagccctcgacctctttatattacctgtgcctgcgaagaacttgcaacgaagacagaagacgcagaacctagccgttgttactcacaacggctagatccagaccgatcaggcttcaccctgatcggtctgggccttgcctgatcggtcgtggggaccgatcaggccctgtgctgatcggtccccagaccgatcttatgtggaatctgatcggtccctggaccgatcccacctcaggtggtagcgtccctgatcggtcccggggaccgatcaggctccatgatgatcggtccccagaccgatcagtaagcccacaaaaccatgatcgccttctgtttgttatctgattggtcaccagaccgatcagatacacaaacgtatcactggatcagtctgtagaccgatccagagcttagtttttgcccaaaccaagtcccaagtcttccaaaccaacatccggtcaaccttgacctgttggtacatcatgcttagcatccggtcactccttgactgctgaattcaccaagtgtccggtcaactttgacctacttgactttcctcaacaccggatgtccgatcatccccgatccatctgatttttcctgcccggcttcactcacgactttcaccggcttcactcaccagatttccacaccgcctaacatcccgctaggactttctcaccgcttggcttcactcaccggactttccaaccgcctaacatccagttaggactttccccggcttcactcaccggactttccacaccgcctaacatcccgttaggactttcccaccgcctgcttcactcacggactttccaccgcctaacatccagttaggactttcctcgtgcaagctcccgcttggacttttccaagcaAGTTCCTGCTtgactttttccgttgccaagtctccatacttggactctttcccgaatcaggtcaaccttgacctacagttgcaccaataatctcccaaacatctattcttgtcccatatcaagaatacaactcttccacgagtgtcaaacatcaaaatacaactcaactaggtcaaccttgacctaaggttgcaccaacaatcttcctaagtcaaacatcaaaatacaactcgagtcaggtcaaccaggtcaaccttgacctatggttgcaccaacaatctccccctttttgatgtttgacaaaaccataatcaagttaggttaatccgataacctaacttaggtttcccaatgttcttcaatgttcttccttgaacattatctagaacattctcccattctccaacactccccccctttttgacacacatcaaaaagagagaatcaaggtcaagagtttcctcctaatgaaagtctcatacctttcattgaaactcttaatttcccccttgatactaaactcaacaatcaacttagtgacaatcctatgttactaatcctcaaaagtcttaaggagtaaaaactccccctaaaagtcaactcccccttgactaataggtaaaactccccctaaaggtaactcccccttgaccattgcaccaacaatgtcttggtgagtttcaaacctttagaaacctaaaacaccacttcccgagctAAAATTttagacaaccagtcgaatttcagcaagttggcacgcgctgatcggtcaccagaccgatcaggctccctctggatcggtccagtgatcgatccacacagacctggaccgatcagggaacctcctgatcggtccacaactcttatttctgatttctgaatttttcttctcccgaaattcagaaacctctagaaaatcacagaaaattcgaaaagttgtgaaattttgaggatacaaccctcataacatatactatcatggaaaaatagttttctatgaaaataacttccatttttcaatcttgatacaaagttcaaaagtctttgaaatagctcaaagttaacttatctttgtatcaacttgttcaatgatgaaggcTATCACTAAAAAAGCtttatcaaggtttttcaaatcaattttgaaatgattttaaaccatttaatttaggaccacaatctttgggctaaatgtacatgacttgtacacaagctttccctatgatcctccatttcttgaattaggctcatctaggtacaagaactatacaccttgatcctaattcatgatcctaatatctcacacacatctaaagtgtatcaaacacatcca from Zingiber officinale cultivar Zhangliang chromosome 6B, Zo_v1.1, whole genome shotgun sequence carries:
- the LOC121991997 gene encoding probable cyclic nucleotide-gated ion channel 5 produces the protein MFDCGYKSQYIEGQKEKFVRLEESSPRVSFASEADRMNKCGFHIQGLGQKSHNPSKSFKKGVMRGSGGLISIGRSLRSGVSRAVFSEDLKTSEKKIFNPQDPFLLKMNNIFVASCFLAVAVDPLFFYLPITDPESSCLGIDHHLATRSTALRTLVDAFYLIRMAIQFRTAYIAPSSRVFGRGELVIDPTQIAFQYLQCYFIIDFLAVLPLPQIVVWSYLNGSKNSSSLDIKNSLLFIITFQYIPRMVRTFPLTTELKRTAGIFAETAWAGAVYYLLWYMLAGHVVGAFWYLLSVNRENDCWQTACKMFEGCDVNYLYCGNEYLDGYDLWLNASKTALDQHCSVSDDNAEFNFGIYTQCLTSGIVSSTYSISKLCYCLCWGLQNLSTLGQGLITSTYPGEVIFSISLAIFGLILFSLLIGNMQTFLQSLTLRLEEMRLKRRDSEQWMHHRLLPQELRERVRRYDQYKWLETRGVDEESLVQNLPKDLRRDIKRHLCLGLVRRVTLFANMDERLLEAICERLKPSLYTEWTYVAREGDPVDEMLFIIRGRLESVTTDGGRSGFFNRSILKEGDFCGEELLTWALDPKSGSSLPSSTRTVRALSEVEAFALIADELKFVAGQFRRLHSRQLQHTFRFYSQQWRTWAACFIQAAWRRYSKRKAAELRRREEMAEMVGFGAPSLGAAIYASRFAANMLKGVYRKRSISAMNIVPLPKPHEPDFGAEDG